CGAACGCGAGGTGGCCGAGCGCCACGATCTGCTGCGCGCCATCGGCTACAAGCTCTAGGGATCAGTCGGCCACCAGTGACCATACCGACGTCGCGATCAGGTCACCGCGCTCCAAACCGGCGGCGCGATGTTCGTGCACCTTCGCATACTCCGGCGTGCTTACCATGTCGATGAACGCCTGTGGTGTCGGGTACTCGACGATCAGAATGGCGTCCCACCAAGGCCTTTCGCCGTCGCCGATCACGAAGGCCGGCGCGGTTCCCGCGTAGCGCACGGTGGCGCGCACGCGCTGCAGGTGGGGAGCGACCTCCTGGCCGTAGCGCCGGTAGGACTCCAGGCCCCCCGATGCCTTGAACTTCAACAGGTTGACCATCACCACCGGCGCATCGGCGGGCCGCCCGGCCAGGGCTGCGAACTGCTCGGCGGTGGGCTCCAAGGAACTACTCATGGTCACGATTACAGCAGATCGGTGATTGTCTTCAGGCCCGCTTCGTACAGCACGCCGGGCAGCATGCCGCCGTCACATTCGATGGTGGTGCCGTTGACGAAGTCGGCCTGCCCGCCGGCCAGGAACACGCAGACCCTGCCCACCTCCGCGGGCTCGCCCGCCCGCCGCAGCGGGACGGCCGCGAAATACTTTGCGCCGGTTGGGTCGTCCTTGGGCAGCACGAACGACCGGAAGTTCTCGGTCATCGTCGGTCCCAGCGCGACGCAGTTGACCCGCACCTTGGGCCCCCACTCCTCGGCCAGCGAGCGGGTGAGATGGTTGAGTCCGCTCTTGGCCGCGCCGTAGGAAACCAACGTCGGCGATCCCGCCGGATGCCCGGCCCCACTGGAGATGTTGATGATGCAGCCGACGCCGTCCTGGGTGCGCATCTGCCGGTAGGCGCGGATGGCGAACCACAGCGGGCTGATCAGGTTCATCTGCACGGCGAACGCGTGGAACAGCGCCGTGCGCTCATACTCGTCGTCGCTGCCGGGCGCGCCCTGAATGCGTTGCACCAGTTCGGGAATGCCTTCGGCATGCGGCGCCGGCACGGTGCCGCCGGCGTTGTTCACCAGGATGTCGATCCGGCCGTGCTCGGCGACGACGTCGGAAACGAAGGAGTCGATCGCGCGGTAGT
This genomic interval from Mycobacterium sp. SMC-2 contains the following:
- a CDS encoding DUF1330 domain-containing protein; this translates as MSSSLEPTAEQFAALAGRPADAPVVMVNLLKFKASGGLESYRRYGQEVAPHLQRVRATVRYAGTAPAFVIGDGERPWWDAILIVEYPTPQAFIDMVSTPEYAKVHEHRAAGLERGDLIATSVWSLVAD
- a CDS encoding SDR family oxidoreductase, with the translated sequence MSVLDGKVAVVTGTSRGVGVGIAHELLRAGATVVGCSRSPLDAMPGVEPEWAARASQKVCDQGDYRAIDSFVSDVVAEHGRIDILVNNAGGTVPAPHAEGIPELVQRIQGAPGSDDEYERTALFHAFAVQMNLISPLWFAIRAYRQMRTQDGVGCIINISSGAGHPAGSPTLVSYGAAKSGLNHLTRSLAEEWGPKVRVNCVALGPTMTENFRSFVLPKDDPTGAKYFAAVPLRRAGEPAEVGRVCVFLAGGQADFVNGTTIECDGGMLPGVLYEAGLKTITDLL